The genomic window AATTCTCCACAAACTTTTTCCGATTTTCCGAACCTTTTTTTTCGCATCTTTCAATCGCTCATCCTTAAAATCATATAATAGATTTTTCTTTTCTTTTTTCTTCATATACAGTGAATACATCACCCCTATGCTTGCACCGATCAAAAATGAAATAAAAAACGGCAAACGAAATGCAAGCAACGAAATGAGAGCACTAAATAATCCCACGTTCCATGACACAAACCATCGCCATATCGTTCGAATGAATCGTTTCATCGTTTTCCTCCAATCGTCTATGATCCTTTATTTTACTATGATTTTTTACTAAATGGAAACGCTGACTGTATTACGTACGAGCGAGAAGATATGTTTCAATTGTTCATAAAAAAAGACGCAACGTATCGCTGCATCCTTTTAATTGAAATCAAGACGGATCATCCGAATGCGTTCACCGCCGAAAAGTGATATTGTTTCCGTTCGTTCGTGTTCATCCGTAGCGATCTTCACTTCGTATAAGCCAGGAACATATGTCCCGACTTTCGTTAGCGGCACATTCGTTTCTCCAACATAATCGTTGTTAATAAAAATACGCGCCCCTTTCTCATTCGTTTGTACATAGACGTGATATAACGCGGGCTCAAATTTGTATGTTCCTTGCGACAATTTCATTAAAAAAATCGGCGGAGTTGACGTTAATCCTTTTATGTAAACTCGATCATCTTTTTGCCGCTCTAACTCTTTCCTTATTCGGTCATAGCCTTCTGGGTGTTGGCGCAAATACGCAAAAAGCGGTGAGAGCGACTTATGATTTAATGGTACATCAATAAATTGACGCAACGTATGTACATCTTCTTGACGCAACGCGATGATGAATTGCTCGATTACTTTTTGCTCATTCGTCTCTCGTTTCACCATTCCCCATGCCCCGACGACACACGCGCTTACAACGAATAATAAACACACAAAAACAAATTGTCGTTTTCGTTTTCGTCGTTCGCTTCGTGTCATCGCTTCTTTTTGTAATCCCCCTTGTTCATTCACACGTATTTCCCCTCTTTTTCTCATATTTACATCATCATATGTATGAGAAGAAAAGGGAAAATATGAGAAAAAGAAGGGGCTACACATCATATATGTACATCACGGTGTGCGCCTTGTCAACGACAACGTCACAGCTTCCCAATACGCCCATTTTTTCTTTTTTGCAAGCCAACCATATCGTCTGAGTTGCCGACTAACAAGCAAATGAAACCAACCATGTCCAATGACGACAACGGTTCCCGTTCGAGCATAGTGGACGAGCTGTTGTGCCGCTTTCATCGCTCGCTGCTTTGTTTTGGTATAAGGCTCCTCTCCATATCCACAAAACCATAGCAAGCGCAACAAAATAAGCCACATCCATAGCGGATATACACCTTTCATCCACTTTGGCGGTTGAGGGAGTGGGGCTTCATTTAGCCATTTGTGCTCCTCAATTGGACTTGCTGGTTGCAATAAAGACGCTGAATGGCGAGCGCGAGCAAGCGAACTAACAAGGACGACAGATGCGCATTTTATTTTTTCTTTTGCTTCCGCATACGATAGAGGCTCGTCATAAACGATCGCCTCATCGTATGCTTTTAACCAGTTGATTAATTGTTCTCTCGTCATCCATCCGCCTCTTTTACAAACAGGCTTTCCGTGCCGAATGAGAATAATCATGCTTGTTTTTCCTCCATCGCTCGAAACATGATCGCATACAGCCAAGCACTACATACGGCAAGTAACGTTAAGATAAAAAACGTCCAATGATACGCAAACGGCAACGTCAAAGCGAGTGGTGCCATCATGCGCCCAAGCGTAAAACGTAAGCTCGCTGCAGCAAAATATTGTCCGCGCATATGTTCAGGTGCTAATTTAGCAACAAACGTTTGTTGTAAGCCGACTGTCATCAGTTCTGCTAGCGTAAATAAAGCAATTAAAAAGACCATCATCCATAGCGATGTGGTTTGGCCAAAAAGAAAAATGGCGATTCCGTAAAAGAGTGAAGAAAAGACAAACACCCATTTTTCTTTATAGTTTTCCATCCACTTCGTCACAGCTACCGTAAATAAAGCGACAAGCAATCCGTTTTCAGCAATTAGGACACTAAACGCTTTCTCCCCGCTCAACGAAAGTGACCATGAACCAACAGAAAATAATGTTTGTTTTGAAACAACTTCCTTTATGTAAACAGGAAGTAAAATGTCGAGTTGCATAAACGTTTGTGCCACAAGAATACCAGCAACAATAAATAAAAGGAACGTCCGATCTTTTGCAATGAGGCGATAATTGTTTAATTGCTCAACAAAAAACATATACCACGTCCCTGTTGTTTTTCTCCATATCGGTGCTGTTTCCTCTAAATAAATGGAAAGAACAATCGCGACGATAGCACAAAACATTCCCGCGATTAAAAATAGGAAAAAACGATGCTCAGGATAAAATATTCCACCGAGCAGCGGACCGATGACAACCATGACGTTATTCATCGTGTAAAACACGGCAAAAACGCGACTTTGATCTTTTTCCGAAACAACATCAGCCACCATCGCTTGGCTAGCAGGCCAATAAAGTGAACCACATACCCCTACAAGAGCAAAACAAATAAAACTCATGAACGGCGATGAAAATAACGGAGAATTGACCAATGCAAATAACAAAAAAGCAAGCGCTTGTCCACAAGCAGCAAACACCATCATTTTTTTTCTTCCGAATCGATCAGCCAAATACCCGCCAAGCAAATTAGCAATCACGGAAAATAATTGCGAAATAACAAGTAATATACCTGTTTTTTCTTTACCAAACATCTCTGAAAAATAAATAGCGATAAAAGGAAATATCATCCAAAATGTAACCCCGACCAATGACTCTCCAATTAAACGAATGCGTAAATTCCGATCCCAATCTCGTATTCGCACCGTACCCCCCCTTTCAAACAACTATTTTTTTATTATACCATTTTCTTATAAACATTTTGCTTATAAAAAGAAGTTGACAAAATGACAGAAAAATAAGAAAATAAATTCAAAAGGAAGTGAGCACAGTGAAAATAGTGAAAAATATTATTGTCTCTTATGCGACGGTTGTGACAATTATTGCATTACTTCCTGCTTTTCTTATTACAAATGATGTAAGCATTGTGGATGCGTTTCTTTCCTCAATAAAAGATTAATCTCCTGCCTAGGCAGGAGATTTTTTTAACCACTTTCGTAATAGTCCGTGTTTTGGCGCGATCCATAAAGAGATAAAAAAGATGACACCTGTTGATACAGCAATCGCTCCGGAAATAGATACATTGAATACCGTTGCAATCATGTAACCGATCATCGACGCTAACACACCAATGAGCGCACTGCATATAAGCATCACACTTAGCCGATCCGTCCATAAGTATGCCGTTGCACTCGGTACAATAA from Anoxybacillus gonensis includes these protein-coding regions:
- a CDS encoding MDR family MFS transporter, with the protein product MRIRDWDRNLRIRLIGESLVGVTFWMIFPFIAIYFSEMFGKEKTGILLVISQLFSVIANLLGGYLADRFGRKKMMVFAACGQALAFLLFALVNSPLFSSPFMSFICFALVGVCGSLYWPASQAMVADVVSEKDQSRVFAVFYTMNNVMVVIGPLLGGIFYPEHRFFLFLIAGMFCAIVAIVLSIYLEETAPIWRKTTGTWYMFFVEQLNNYRLIAKDRTFLLFIVAGILVAQTFMQLDILLPVYIKEVVSKQTLFSVGSWSLSLSGEKAFSVLIAENGLLVALFTVAVTKWMENYKEKWVFVFSSLFYGIAIFLFGQTTSLWMMVFLIALFTLAELMTVGLQQTFVAKLAPEHMRGQYFAAASLRFTLGRMMAPLALTLPFAYHWTFFILTLLAVCSAWLYAIMFRAMEEKQA
- a CDS encoding PEGA domain-containing protein → MNEQGGLQKEAMTRSERRKRKRQFVFVCLLFVVSACVVGAWGMVKRETNEQKVIEQFIIALRQEDVHTLRQFIDVPLNHKSLSPLFAYLRQHPEGYDRIRKELERQKDDRVYIKGLTSTPPIFLMKLSQGTYKFEPALYHVYVQTNEKGARIFINNDYVGETNVPLTKVGTYVPGLYEVKIATDEHERTETISLFGGERIRMIRLDFN
- a CDS encoding histidine phosphatase family protein; translated protein: MIILIRHGKPVCKRGGWMTREQLINWLKAYDEAIVYDEPLSYAEAKEKIKCASVVLVSSLARARHSASLLQPASPIEEHKWLNEAPLPQPPKWMKGVYPLWMWLILLRLLWFCGYGEEPYTKTKQRAMKAAQQLVHYARTGTVVVIGHGWFHLLVSRQLRRYGWLAKKKKWAYWEAVTLSLTRRTP